In a single window of the Bufo bufo chromosome 5, aBufBuf1.1, whole genome shotgun sequence genome:
- the CCN4 gene encoding CCN family member 4, with product MRWLLYWILAASSIGQVLLQNTTTMPPVLAVSEEYTRIQYCKWPCECPPDPPVCLPGVSLVTDGCDCCKTCAKQLGENCTEADTCDTHKGLYCDYSRDAPRYEVGVCGQMTGVGCLLNGVRYVNGQSFQPNCKFNCTCVNGDIGCVPLCMNSRPPLVWCQNPKRVKMAGKCCKEWICDDSKRFRKASPRHIASPVYGGESESWHNNCIIQTTPWSPCSKTCDMGISTRISNDNDKCKLLKESRLCNMRPCEVDIMQHFRPGKKCLAVYRETEPKNFTISGCVSKKAYRPKYCGVCTDDRCCTPYKSKTIKVEFDCPDGTGVSWDVMWINACFCNLNCRRPNDIFADLESYHDYTEIMN from the exons gtcctTTTACAAAACACCACCACAATGCCGCCTGTCCTTGCTGTCTCAGAAGAGTACACTAGGATCCAGTACTGCAAATGGCCGTGCGAGTGCCCTCCAGACCCGCCTGTGTGCCTGCCCGGCGTCAGCCTGGTCACAGATGGTTGTGACTGCTGCAAGACATGTGCAAAACAATTGGGGGAAAACTGTACGGAGGCCGATACATGTGACACCCATAAGGGGCTATACTGTGACTACAGCAGGGACGCGCCTAGGTACGAAGTAGGTGTCTGTGGAC AGATGACTGGAGTTGGTTGTCTTCTCAACGGCGTGCGGTACGTCAATGGCCAGAGCTTCCAGCCAAACTGCAAATTCAACTGcacttgtgtgaatggggatatagGATGTGTCCCTCTCTGCATGAACTCCCGCCCCCCACTGGTGTGGTGTCAAAACCCCAAACGTGTCAAAATGGCGGGGAAATGCTGCAAGGAATGGATATGTGACGATTCGAAGAGGTTTAGAAAAGCATCTCCACGACACATTGCTTCCCCAG TGTACGGGGGAGAAAGTGAATCCTGGCACAATAACTGTATTATTCAGACCACTCCGTGGAGTCCATGTTCCAAGACGTGTGACATGGGAATATCTACGCGGATATCCAATGATAATGACAAGTGTAAACTGCTCAAGGAAAGTCGTCTCTGTAACATGAGACCCTGTGAAGTGGACATTATGCAGCATTTTCGG CCAGGTAAAAAATGTCTGGCCGTTTACCGGGAAACTGAACCCAAAAATTTCACTATTTCCGGCTGCGTGAGTAAGAAAGCTTACAGGCCCAAATACTGTGGCGTGTGCACGGATGACAGATGCTGCACTCCTTACAAGTCTAAGACCATCAAAGTCGAGTTTGATTGCCCTGATGGGACCGGGGTCTCCTGGGACGTCATGTGGATCAACGCTTGTTTTTGCAATCTGAACTGTAGGAGACCAAATGACATTTTTGCAGATCTGGAAAGCTACCACGATTATACAGAAATTATGAACTGA